The following are encoded together in the Pectobacterium punjabense genome:
- a CDS encoding Ig-like domain-containing protein, producing the protein MSDMNVIAGNANILSRHGGQFISAVPQGATHVELLESSTVRIHGTPDMVSRYERVGNDLILHMKDGTTVRYESFFTLDAAGYHSELVFDDGTRLIHAQFSGAAAAEGAALAGEAIALTPEYAALGDMTSLLIGSTASTLSTATLGSVLGAVALGGAAVAGVAVAVASSSNDDTTTPPPQPEPLTIDAFAGNNGLNRTEIGLPHILSGKTTGVSAGQIVTITLNGVVYTTTIAADGSWQFTLPADAFTGLEDGIYALKVSVPGANGIIHEKILDLTIDTLPPHLTVDKFTGDNYLTVGELANGQILNGTGEVGQNVTISLNGKTYSTTINAAGNWTLTVPAADLRALSEGEHALSFTVTDNAGNITVVNRTIIVDTTPPELSLSPFTGNNLLTADELQSSQFVSGTASLSDVGQTVTVTLNGITYTTTVESDGAWSVFIPSGDIQTLTNGTYSLVASLTDKAGNTTTLPSQTITVDTSAEAVNISIVSTDDRLNALEAGQPLTVSGTTANVAAGQTVTVSLNVAGTIQTYTATTGTDGTWSVNIPSADLLQLSDGSNTITASVEGISGNTVTVNHTLDVHINTLPSITLTPPFSDGVVNAAEAAQDQIISGETGISGRGQTVSLTIGGYYVAGTVDTNGHWTVTIPKDVLQNLPSDNVSVLEVVVRDIAGNETILTQNISVDTIPPTLTVSAIAQDNILNGAELAVDQVISGTASLSEAGRPVTVTLNNKPYTATVGSDGNWSVTLPTADLVAIADGSQNLTVTLTDAAGNSTTVTRPLTIDSGTTTAPTISINNFADDNVIDGAEAKVNQQLSGTTVNVEAGQVVTISLNGKTYLATVQSGGVWSINVSTADIALLADGAHSISASVSNKAGNGASGSRDISVDKSGDSIAINIIASDNLLNRAESLQPLAISGNTANVPVGQTVTITLNGKNYTTTVAIDGSWTLQIPSADLQLLSDGNATVSASVNVAGGAATDTQTLGVHIHTLPQPTIDPPFGNGSLNGAEALVSQTITGHTGISGTGQSVTLSLGGKSYTGTVDTAGNWKVTVPAADLQQLPEGDNTLLVTAQDAAGNQAGHTFVSHTDFTAPTLTIGTIAGDDTINLVESQSNQTVNGTASVSEAGRTVIIAFDGQFYTGIVGSNGNWSISLPTAALRGMADGSYTLSASLTDSVGNTTSVEKSVTLSADPAFQPTIFVNAFIGENNTITAADLKVSQWLTGSSLNVETGQIATILLNKKFYFAAIQNDGKWSVEIPAEHMAELSEGTVSISAQVTDMAGNEGNHEIWSDVDISNDSISISIVALDNQLNRLEASQPLTISGSTVNVTTGESVTVTLNGKTYTGTIAANGSWSVTIGSSDLLALPDGTATITASVANPGDVPVTASRNIDIHINNLPQPTIDQPFGDGILNIIESTSGQNLTGKTGISGGGQSVIVTLNGKTYTATVDNQGNWSTALPATDLQSLLTGVQTIRVEATDSAGNSIENTRDITVDMVRPLLTLKPLTSDGIINAAESLNDQLISGNALQADAGRSVIVTINNKNYQAQIQADGSWSTPIPAADLQALADGSYTVTATLTGASGNSTTSTGSLTLDANPANLPLLTVNAIALNNIIDGGEINVAQIISGSSLNVEAGQRVTVTLGDNTYTTTVDSNGQWRVSVPSVDLIHLAQGPHTVTIGVNDLSGNPATLSQTITVNTSLSGIAIDTVAGDDKLNQAEATQDLTVNGSSQNVAAGTAVTIMLNGKSYSGAIQSDGSWSITVSAADVSVLADGSSTLTVTTVDNAGNILSGSRTIDVFTHSSPTLTLNTPFSDGILNAAEAGVIQTLSGTTGIASPGQTVTAVLGGVTYTGIVDAAGNWTISLPVNNLQNLPNGTTALQVNVSDAAGNSSTLTSNVTVARTPPTLTTASFANDNILNSTEVLSDQSLTGTASPSSAGQTVTATLNGKTYSGTVGNDGTWSISIPSADLSTLSDGSYSIVTRLTDVAGNTTTTTQTIGVDANPLNAPVITIGTFAGNNIIDGAEARVSQILSGTSKNVEQGQTVTISLNGKAYTAQVLSNGNWSTTISDTDMALLVNGSQTITASVSDASGNTATSSSTVTINTNASGLSIAPITGDNQLNVQEAANGITISGGAVNVAPGTDVNVILNGKTYTAQVQPDGTWSAGIPLHRPESVGRWCHHGECHRCRSGR; encoded by the coding sequence ATGTCAGATATGAATGTTATTGCGGGAAATGCAAATATCCTGTCACGTCATGGTGGTCAGTTCATCAGTGCGGTTCCTCAAGGAGCAACACACGTCGAACTGCTGGAAAGCAGCACTGTCCGGATTCATGGCACACCAGATATGGTGTCTCGCTATGAGCGTGTTGGCAACGATCTTATCTTGCACATGAAAGACGGTACCACCGTCCGTTATGAGAGCTTCTTCACCCTGGATGCTGCGGGCTATCACAGTGAGCTGGTTTTTGATGATGGAACTCGACTGATCCACGCCCAGTTCTCCGGCGCGGCAGCCGCAGAAGGCGCGGCGCTAGCCGGAGAAGCCATTGCCCTTACGCCAGAATACGCCGCACTGGGCGATATGACATCATTACTGATTGGCAGTACCGCCAGCACGCTATCAACAGCTACGCTGGGCAGCGTTCTGGGCGCTGTCGCTCTCGGCGGAGCCGCTGTCGCAGGGGTCGCCGTCGCCGTGGCATCGTCGAGTAATGACGACACCACCACACCGCCACCGCAGCCAGAACCTTTAACTATTGATGCCTTCGCTGGCAATAACGGGCTGAACCGTACAGAAATTGGCCTACCTCATATCCTCAGCGGGAAAACCACTGGCGTCAGCGCGGGGCAAATCGTCACCATCACGTTGAACGGCGTGGTTTACACTACGACTATTGCCGCCGACGGCAGTTGGCAATTTACTCTGCCAGCAGATGCGTTTACCGGACTGGAAGACGGCATTTATGCATTAAAAGTAAGCGTGCCAGGCGCGAATGGTATCATCCACGAAAAAATCCTCGATCTCACTATTGATACCCTGCCTCCGCATTTAACCGTCGATAAATTTACGGGAGATAACTACCTCACCGTAGGAGAACTGGCAAACGGTCAGATTCTTAACGGAACGGGTGAAGTGGGCCAGAATGTCACTATCTCGCTGAATGGCAAAACCTATAGCACCACTATTAATGCTGCGGGTAACTGGACATTAACCGTTCCTGCTGCGGACCTACGTGCGCTGAGCGAAGGCGAACATGCTCTGTCGTTCACGGTTACCGATAACGCCGGCAATATTACCGTGGTCAACCGCACCATTATTGTCGACACCACACCGCCGGAACTCTCTCTGTCACCGTTTACTGGAAACAATTTGCTCACCGCCGACGAACTGCAATCCTCACAGTTTGTCTCCGGTACGGCTTCTCTATCGGATGTAGGACAGACCGTGACAGTCACACTCAACGGCATCACCTACACGACCACCGTAGAGAGCGACGGCGCGTGGAGCGTTTTCATTCCTTCCGGCGATATCCAAACGCTGACCAACGGCACCTACAGTCTGGTAGCGTCGCTGACGGACAAAGCCGGCAACACCACCACACTACCGTCACAAACCATTACGGTAGACACCAGCGCCGAAGCGGTCAACATCAGCATCGTCTCAACAGATGATCGCTTGAATGCCCTGGAAGCGGGACAGCCACTGACGGTCAGCGGGACGACTGCTAACGTTGCCGCAGGTCAAACCGTTACCGTCAGTCTCAACGTCGCAGGGACGATACAAACCTATACCGCAACAACGGGGACAGACGGCACATGGTCGGTGAACATTCCCAGTGCCGACCTGCTTCAACTGTCAGACGGCAGTAACACCATTACTGCCAGCGTAGAAGGAATCAGTGGTAATACCGTTACCGTCAACCATACGCTGGATGTGCACATCAACACGCTTCCGTCCATCACACTGACCCCGCCGTTCAGCGACGGCGTCGTAAACGCAGCCGAAGCGGCGCAGGATCAGATAATCAGTGGAGAAACCGGAATTAGCGGCAGGGGTCAAACCGTCAGCCTGACGATTGGCGGGTATTACGTTGCCGGAACGGTAGATACCAACGGACACTGGACGGTTACGATCCCTAAAGACGTGCTGCAAAACCTGCCATCGGACAACGTTAGCGTACTGGAGGTTGTTGTCCGCGATATTGCAGGCAACGAAACCATTCTGACGCAGAATATCAGCGTGGATACTATCCCTCCCACGCTCACTGTCTCCGCTATCGCACAGGACAATATCCTCAACGGCGCGGAACTGGCGGTCGATCAAGTCATCAGTGGAACGGCATCACTGAGCGAAGCTGGCCGCCCAGTCACCGTTACGCTGAATAACAAACCCTACACCGCCACCGTCGGCAGCGACGGAAACTGGAGTGTCACTCTGCCAACGGCCGATCTAGTGGCTATCGCTGACGGTAGCCAGAATCTGACCGTTACGCTGACTGATGCCGCAGGCAACAGTACAACGGTTACCCGCCCGCTCACCATTGACAGCGGTACAACCACAGCCCCAACTATCAGCATCAATAACTTCGCAGACGACAACGTTATTGACGGCGCGGAAGCCAAAGTCAACCAGCAGTTAAGCGGAACAACAGTCAACGTTGAGGCTGGACAAGTTGTTACCATTAGCCTAAATGGAAAAACCTATCTTGCTACCGTGCAATCCGGGGGAGTTTGGAGCATCAATGTTTCAACTGCGGATATCGCCCTACTGGCAGACGGTGCACACAGTATTAGCGCCAGTGTAAGCAACAAAGCAGGCAACGGAGCAAGCGGAAGCCGAGATATCAGCGTCGATAAATCTGGCGACAGTATTGCCATCAACATCATCGCCAGCGATAACCTGTTAAACCGGGCAGAATCGCTCCAGCCGCTGGCGATCAGCGGCAATACCGCCAATGTTCCTGTGGGACAGACGGTTACCATTACGCTGAATGGGAAAAATTATACCACCACCGTTGCCATTGACGGCAGTTGGACGCTGCAAATCCCCAGTGCCGATCTTCAGCTTCTATCAGACGGCAATGCCACCGTCAGCGCCAGCGTCAATGTGGCTGGCGGTGCCGCAACGGATACGCAGACGCTCGGTGTACATATTCATACTCTGCCTCAACCGACAATTGATCCCCCGTTCGGCAATGGTTCCCTAAACGGTGCAGAGGCGCTGGTCAGCCAGACGATTACTGGTCACACGGGCATCAGCGGTACGGGACAAAGCGTCACCTTGTCTCTCGGCGGTAAATCTTACACAGGAACGGTTGATACGGCAGGCAACTGGAAAGTCACTGTCCCAGCGGCCGATCTTCAGCAGCTACCAGAAGGTGACAACACGCTGCTGGTCACCGCACAGGATGCCGCAGGCAATCAGGCTGGCCATACGTTTGTCAGCCATACCGATTTCACAGCACCGACCCTGACTATCGGTACAATTGCGGGTGATGACACCATTAATCTGGTGGAATCACAAAGTAATCAGACCGTTAACGGCACCGCTTCGGTGAGCGAAGCGGGCCGCACCGTCATTATCGCTTTTGATGGACAATTTTATACCGGTATTGTTGGCAGCAATGGCAACTGGAGTATTAGTTTACCGACGGCCGCGCTACGCGGTATGGCAGATGGCAGCTACACGCTATCCGCTTCGCTCACCGATTCAGTCGGGAACACGACTAGCGTAGAGAAGTCCGTTACGCTTAGCGCCGATCCGGCATTCCAACCAACCATCTTCGTGAACGCTTTCATCGGTGAGAATAACACGATCACCGCAGCCGACCTTAAAGTCAGCCAGTGGTTAACGGGCTCTAGTTTGAATGTGGAAACGGGTCAGATTGCCACCATTCTCCTCAACAAAAAGTTCTACTTCGCCGCGATCCAGAACGACGGAAAGTGGAGTGTGGAAATTCCGGCTGAGCATATGGCAGAGCTTAGCGAGGGAACGGTCTCTATCTCTGCGCAAGTTACTGATATGGCTGGTAACGAAGGGAACCATGAAATCTGGTCCGATGTCGATATTAGCAATGACAGTATCTCCATAAGCATTGTCGCACTTGATAATCAGCTCAATCGTCTCGAAGCATCACAACCACTAACCATCTCAGGTTCTACGGTCAACGTCACTACGGGAGAAAGCGTTACCGTTACACTCAATGGCAAAACCTACACGGGTACGATTGCCGCAAACGGCAGTTGGAGCGTCACGATCGGCAGCAGCGATCTGCTCGCCTTACCGGATGGCACAGCGACCATTACCGCCAGCGTCGCCAACCCCGGCGATGTTCCTGTAACAGCCAGCCGCAATATTGATATCCACATTAATAATCTGCCACAGCCCACCATTGACCAGCCTTTCGGTGACGGAATACTCAATATCATCGAATCGACCAGCGGGCAGAACCTGACAGGGAAAACCGGAATCAGCGGAGGAGGCCAAAGCGTCATCGTCACGCTGAACGGCAAAACCTATACGGCTACGGTGGATAACCAGGGTAACTGGAGTACGGCACTTCCAGCCACCGACCTGCAATCCCTGCTAACCGGCGTACAAACCATCCGCGTAGAAGCGACTGATTCCGCAGGCAACAGCATCGAGAACACCCGTGATATTACCGTCGATATGGTTCGTCCCCTTCTGACGCTGAAACCGCTGACCAGCGACGGTATCATCAACGCAGCCGAAAGTTTGAACGATCAATTGATCTCCGGTAATGCACTACAAGCGGATGCCGGACGCTCCGTTATTGTCACTATCAACAATAAAAATTATCAGGCGCAAATTCAGGCTGACGGCAGTTGGAGTACCCCTATTCCCGCCGCCGACCTCCAGGCATTAGCTGACGGAAGTTATACCGTTACGGCAACATTGACCGGGGCATCCGGTAACAGCACGACCAGCACAGGATCGTTAACGCTGGATGCTAATCCTGCCAACCTGCCTCTGCTCACCGTCAACGCCATCGCACTCAACAACATCATCGATGGTGGTGAAATCAACGTCGCACAAATCATTAGCGGTAGCAGCCTGAATGTCGAAGCGGGGCAGCGCGTTACCGTGACACTCGGCGATAATACCTACACGACAACAGTTGACAGCAACGGTCAATGGCGCGTCAGCGTGCCGTCTGTCGATCTTATCCATCTGGCACAAGGCCCCCATACCGTAACCATTGGCGTCAACGATCTCAGCGGTAACCCGGCAACGCTCAGTCAGACAATTACCGTGAATACCTCGTTGAGCGGTATCGCCATCGATACCGTCGCAGGCGATGACAAACTGAATCAAGCAGAAGCCACGCAAGATCTCACCGTCAACGGCAGCAGCCAGAACGTGGCTGCTGGCACCGCCGTCACAATCATGCTGAACGGGAAAAGCTACAGTGGGGCGATACAATCAGACGGTTCCTGGAGCATCACCGTGTCTGCGGCGGATGTCAGCGTGCTGGCCGACGGTTCATCAACCCTAACCGTTACCACGGTAGACAACGCGGGGAATATATTAAGCGGTAGCCGTACCATTGATGTATTCACCCACAGTAGCCCGACACTGACGCTGAACACACCATTCAGCGACGGTATACTCAATGCCGCAGAGGCTGGCGTTATCCAGACGCTCAGCGGTACAACCGGTATCGCCTCACCAGGGCAAACCGTCACCGCCGTACTCGGCGGCGTGACGTACACCGGGATCGTTGATGCGGCAGGTAACTGGACAATTTCTTTGCCTGTGAACAACCTGCAAAACCTGCCGAACGGCACCACAGCCTTGCAGGTTAATGTCAGCGACGCAGCCGGAAACAGCAGTACCTTAACCAGCAATGTTACCGTGGCTCGCACACCGCCTACATTGACGACGGCCAGTTTTGCCAACGACAACATTCTGAATAGCACCGAAGTACTGAGCGATCAGTCGCTAACCGGCACCGCCTCACCCTCCAGTGCGGGACAAACCGTGACGGCAACGCTGAACGGAAAAACCTACAGCGGTACCGTCGGCAATGACGGCACCTGGAGTATCAGTATTCCATCTGCCGATCTGAGCACCTTGTCCGATGGCAGTTACAGCATCGTGACACGTCTGACTGATGTCGCAGGCAATACGACTACCACGACACAAACTATTGGCGTCGATGCCAACCCACTAAATGCACCCGTCATCACGATTGGTACCTTCGCTGGCAACAACATTATTGACGGTGCAGAAGCGCGAGTCAGCCAAATACTTAGCGGCACCAGTAAAAATGTGGAACAAGGCCAGACGGTGACGATTAGCCTCAATGGCAAGGCGTATACCGCACAGGTTCTGTCAAATGGGAACTGGAGCACCACGATCTCGGATACCGATATGGCGCTGCTGGTTAATGGCAGCCAGACCATTACCGCTAGCGTGAGTGATGCCTCCGGCAATACCGCCACCTCCAGCAGTACCGTCACGATTAATACCAATGCGAGCGGGCTGTCTATTGCGCCAATCACCGGGGATAACCAGCTGAATGTGCAGGAAGCGGCAAACGGCATTACGATTAGCGGCGGTGCCGTCAACGTGGCACCGGGCACGGATGTCAACGTCATATTGAACGGAAAAACCTATACGGCACAAGTGCAACCAGACGGTACCTGGAGTGCAGGTATTCCCCTCCATCGACCTGAAAGCGTTGGGCGATGGTGTCATCACGGTGAATGTCACCGCTGTCGATCAGGCAGGTAA
- a CDS encoding multidrug ABC transporter permease/ATP-binding protein — translation MELLRIVYQQYRWPFLAVIILSLLSAALGIGLIAFINLQLIETVNQSLSVLPQFLGLLLLLMGVTLVSQLALTTLGHHFVYRLRGQFIKRILDTNIARIEQIGSAQLLASLSSDIRNITIAFVRLPELIQGIVLTIGSAAYLAWLSPKMLVVTSVWIAVTLWGGFMLVSRVYRHLTQVREAEDRLQKDYETVINGRKELTLNRERAQKLYEDVYQANAQDYRQNVIRADTFHLSAVNWSNIMMLGVIGAVFFMANNLGWADTNIAATYSLTLLFLRTPMLQAVGALPTLLSAQVAFNKLKRLDLAGYQASFSSAIAPTDWHTLELRDVVFRYDDSRFEIGPINLLIKRGELVFLIGGNGSGKSTLAMLLTGLYTPVSGTLLLDDRPVTGETRGDYQKLFSAIFTDFHLFGQMIGPQGTEPDTTLVDGWLDRLNMRHKLTLENHQVMNLQLSQGQRKRVALLLAVAEQRDILLLDEWAADQDPQFRRVFYLELLPQLRALGKTIVAISHDDHYFEHADRLLEMHQGTLSELTGTAREQASQDAVAQISR, via the coding sequence ATGGAGTTGCTCCGCATTGTTTATCAACAATATCGCTGGCCATTTCTTGCCGTTATCATTTTAAGTTTGCTGAGTGCCGCATTGGGTATTGGGTTGATTGCTTTTATCAATCTGCAATTGATTGAAACGGTCAATCAATCATTAAGCGTATTGCCGCAATTTCTGGGGTTGCTGCTGCTTTTGATGGGCGTGACATTGGTGTCTCAACTGGCGTTGACCACGCTCGGACACCATTTCGTTTATCGTCTTCGTGGGCAGTTCATCAAGCGTATTCTGGATACTAACATTGCGCGCATTGAGCAGATTGGCAGTGCCCAGTTACTCGCCAGCTTGTCCAGTGATATCCGTAATATCACCATCGCGTTTGTACGACTGCCGGAGTTGATTCAGGGCATTGTGCTTACGATCGGCTCAGCGGCTTATCTGGCGTGGCTCTCTCCCAAAATGCTGGTGGTGACGTCCGTCTGGATTGCGGTAACCCTTTGGGGCGGATTTATGCTGGTGTCGCGCGTCTACCGTCATCTTACTCAGGTTCGGGAAGCGGAAGACCGCCTCCAGAAAGATTACGAAACCGTGATTAACGGACGTAAGGAACTGACGCTCAATCGGGAACGGGCACAGAAACTGTATGAAGACGTTTATCAGGCCAATGCGCAGGATTATCGACAGAATGTTATTCGCGCCGATACCTTCCATCTCAGTGCAGTGAACTGGTCAAATATTATGATGCTGGGCGTGATTGGTGCTGTCTTTTTCATGGCAAACAATCTCGGCTGGGCAGATACCAATATTGCCGCGACGTATTCACTCACGCTGCTTTTTTTACGGACACCGATGCTGCAAGCCGTTGGCGCACTACCCACGTTACTGAGTGCACAAGTCGCGTTTAATAAGTTGAAACGTCTTGATCTGGCTGGCTATCAGGCATCTTTTTCTTCTGCGATAGCTCCAACTGACTGGCACACGCTGGAACTGCGTGATGTGGTATTTCGCTATGACGATTCCAGATTTGAAATTGGGCCAATCAATCTGCTGATAAAGCGTGGTGAACTGGTATTTCTGATTGGTGGGAACGGGAGTGGGAAATCTACGCTGGCGATGCTGCTGACTGGGCTTTATACCCCCGTTTCCGGTACGTTATTGCTGGATGACCGTCCGGTTACGGGAGAAACGCGAGGGGACTATCAAAAGCTATTTTCTGCCATTTTCACCGATTTCCACCTGTTCGGGCAGATGATAGGGCCTCAGGGAACGGAGCCTGATACGACACTGGTTGATGGGTGGCTTGATCGCTTAAATATGCGGCATAAATTGACGCTGGAGAATCATCAGGTGATGAATTTACAGCTCTCACAGGGACAACGTAAGCGTGTGGCACTCTTGTTAGCTGTCGCTGAACAGCGGGACATCTTACTGCTAGATGAATGGGCTGCCGATCAGGACCCGCAATTTCGTCGCGTATTCTACCTTGAGCTGTTACCGCAGTTGCGTGCATTGGGGAAAACGATTGTGGCGATTAGCCATGACGATCACTACTTTGAACACGCCGATCGCCTGCTTGAAATGCATCAGGGTACGCTGTCAGAACTGACGGGGACAGCGCGTGAACAGGCCTCGCAGGATGCCGTTGCACAGATTAGCCGCTAG
- a CDS encoding type II asparaginase, with protein sequence MKRMFNALFVVVFVCFSSLANAAENLPNIVILATGGTIAGSAAANTQTTGYKAGALGVETLIQAVPELKTLANISGEQVASIGSENMTSDVLLKLSKRVNELLARSDVDGVVITHGTDTLDESPYFLNLTVKSDKPVVFAAAMRPATAISADGPMNLYGAVKVAADKNSRGRGVLVVLNDRIGSARFISKTNASTLDTFKAPEEGYLGVIIGDKVYYQTRLDKIHTTRSVFDVTNIDKLPAVDIIYGYQDDPEYMYDASIKHGVKGIVYAGMGAGSVSTRGDAGIRKAESKGVVVVRSSRTGSGIVPPDAGQPGLVADSLSPAKSRILLMLALTKTTNPTVIQDYFHAY encoded by the coding sequence ATGAAAAGGATGTTTAACGCATTATTCGTTGTTGTTTTTGTTTGTTTTTCGTCTCTGGCGAATGCGGCAGAAAATTTACCTAACATTGTCATTCTGGCAACGGGCGGTACGATTGCGGGGTCCGCAGCGGCCAATACGCAAACCACTGGATATAAAGCAGGGGCATTGGGCGTAGAGACGCTGATTCAAGCAGTACCAGAGCTGAAAACGCTTGCCAATATCTCAGGTGAGCAGGTTGCTAGCATCGGTAGTGAAAATATGACCAGCGATGTTCTGCTGAAGCTGAGTAAACGCGTGAACGAACTGCTGGCACGCAGCGATGTCGATGGCGTGGTGATTACGCACGGTACGGATACGCTCGATGAATCTCCTTATTTTCTGAACCTGACGGTGAAAAGCGACAAACCGGTAGTCTTTGCCGCTGCAATGCGTCCGGCAACGGCAATCAGCGCTGACGGCCCGATGAACCTGTACGGCGCAGTAAAAGTGGCAGCGGATAAAAACTCCCGTGGCCGTGGAGTGCTGGTGGTGCTGAACGATCGTATCGGTTCTGCCCGTTTCATCAGCAAAACCAACGCTTCTACGCTGGATACGTTTAAAGCGCCAGAAGAAGGTTATCTCGGCGTGATTATCGGTGACAAAGTTTACTACCAGACGCGTCTGGATAAAATTCACACCACGCGTTCTGTGTTTGACGTGACCAACATCGATAAATTGCCTGCTGTCGATATTATTTATGGCTATCAGGACGATCCAGAATATATGTATGACGCCTCCATTAAACATGGCGTAAAAGGCATCGTATATGCGGGTATGGGGGCAGGTAGCGTATCCACGCGTGGCGATGCTGGCATCCGTAAAGCGGAAAGCAAAGGCGTGGTTGTTGTGCGTTCCAGCCGTACTGGCAGCGGTATCGTACCACCGGATGCAGGCCAACCTGGTCTGGTTGCCGATTCTCTGAGCCCGGCAAAATCACGTATTCTGCTGATGTTGGCACTGACGAAAACGACGAACCCAACCGTGATTCAGGATTACTTCCACGCTTATTAA
- the aroL gene encoding shikimate kinase AroL — protein MTHPIFMVGARGCGKTTVGHQLAQALGYDFVDTDLFMQQTTNMTVADVVAQEGWHGFRQRESLALQQVTSNRCIVATGGGMVLAEANRRFMRDRGIVIYLHANAELLAQRLEENPQDNQRPTLTGRPIAEEMADVLAARDALYRGVSHHVIDASQAPEAIVASVLKALRSSAA, from the coding sequence ATGACACACCCCATTTTTATGGTTGGTGCCAGAGGCTGTGGGAAGACTACGGTAGGGCATCAATTGGCACAGGCGCTAGGATATGACTTTGTCGATACCGACCTGTTTATGCAGCAAACGACCAATATGACAGTGGCTGATGTTGTTGCACAGGAAGGATGGCATGGCTTCCGCCAGCGTGAAAGTCTGGCGCTTCAGCAGGTGACGTCTAACCGTTGTATCGTTGCGACAGGTGGCGGTATGGTATTGGCTGAAGCTAACCGGCGTTTTATGCGCGATCGCGGTATCGTTATTTACCTCCATGCGAATGCCGAATTGTTGGCTCAGCGGTTGGAGGAAAACCCGCAGGATAACCAGCGGCCTACGCTGACAGGTCGTCCTATTGCCGAAGAAATGGCTGACGTACTGGCTGCGCGTGATGCGCTTTATCGTGGAGTTTCGCATCACGTTATCGATGCATCGCAGGCACCCGAAGCGATCGTGGCAAGCGTGTTGAAAGCGCTACGTTCATCGGCTGCGTAG
- the ppnP gene encoding pyrimidine/purine nucleoside phosphorylase: MLNVNEYFAGKVKSIGFEGDSIGRASVGVMDAGEYTFGTGQPEEMTVITGALKVLLPGSPDWQVFTPGETFFVPGKSEFNLQVVEPTSYLCKYL, from the coding sequence ATGCTGAATGTAAATGAGTATTTTGCAGGGAAGGTCAAGTCAATCGGTTTTGAAGGCGACAGCATTGGCCGCGCCAGTGTCGGTGTTATGGATGCGGGTGAGTACACGTTTGGAACCGGACAACCGGAAGAAATGACGGTCATCACTGGAGCATTGAAAGTGCTGTTGCCGGGCTCACCGGATTGGCAGGTTTTCACTCCAGGAGAAACGTTTTTTGTTCCGGGAAAAAGCGAGTTCAATTTACAGGTGGTCGAACCGACCTCTTATTTGTGTAAATATCTGTAA